DNA sequence from the Streptomyces sp. CA-210063 genome:
CAGCACCTGTATGGGGCTGGGGCGGTCGTCCGACGCGTCATGCCGTGAATCCCCGGAGGACTCGCGCTCCTCGTTCGATTCCTGCGCTTCTTCCGGTTCATCCGATTTCTGGGATTTACGTGAACTCTGTGTTTTTGATGTGTTGGATGTGTTCGACATGGCCACCTCGAAGACCGAGTGGCCCCACGTCCGTTGGCCAAACCTTCTGGGCTCACCCGCGCAGCGCCGTGAGCCGTCGCCGCGCCGGCCCCAGGGCACGGCCCCTGCTCATCGCCCCCGCCCAGGGGTTGGTCCGGGCCTGTTCGACGGCGTCCTCCAGCGTCCAGCGCCGGGCGTCGACGGCCGGATCGTCCAACTGCTCCCAGGTCAGGGGCGTGGCCACGGGCGCGCCGGGGCGTGCCCGTACGGTGAAGGGGGCGACGGCGGTCTGGGCGTAGGCGTTGCGCTGCACGTCGAGGTAGAGCCGGTCGCCGCGGTCCTTCTTGCGGGCCTCGGTGGTGAGCCGGTCGGGGTGGGCCCGGACGAGTTCCTCCGCGATCTCCTTGGCGAAGTCGCGTACGGCGTCGAAGTCGTCGCGCCCGTTCAGCGGTACGACGATGTGGACACCCTTGGAGCCGGTGGTCATCGGCGCGGACGGCAGCTTCAACTCGTCGAGCAGCTCCCTTACGTCCCTTGCCGCTTCGCGGACCTGCTCGAAGTCGTCCACCGCCGGGTCGAGGTCGAGGACCAGCCGGTCGGGCCGGTCGACGTGGCCCACCTTGGAGAGCCAGCGGTGCAGGGTGAGGCACGCCTGGTCGGCGAGGTAGACCAGGGTGGCCGCGTCCTCGCACACCGGGTGGAGGACCGTGCCGCCCTCCTTGGGCACCTCGACCCGTTCGATCCAGTCCGGGTAGTGCTCGGGCGTGTTCTTCTGCATGAACATGGGCCCGTCGAGCCCGTCGGGATGCCGTTCCAGCATCAGCGGGCGCCCGCGCAGATGGGGCAGCATGAACGGGGCGACGGCACGGTGGTAGGCGACCAGGTCGCCCTTGGTGTACTCCCTGCCGCCGCCGTTCCCGTCGGCGGGGAACAGCACCTTGTCCGGTCGGTGGATCTCGACGCCACGCCGGCCGACCCGCATCGTGTGCGTGTCCCCCATCTCCGACTCCCCTCTGTGGACGGGTTGTTCGCGCCAAGGCCGCTCAGGGCGCGATCGCGTGCTCCACCAGCAGCCGTCCGGCCGCCGTGATCGCCTCCGCGTCGATGCCCGCCTCCCGCAGCTGCTCCTCGGGGGAGGCCGAGCCCGGCATCGTGCGGACGGCGAGGCGGACCAGGCGGGGCACCGGCCGGCCGTCGAGGAAGGCGTCGAGGACCGCGTCACCGAGTCCGCCCTCCTCGTGGTGGTCCTCGACGGTGAGGAGGCAGCCGGTGCGTTCGGCGGCCTCGCGCAGGGTGCGCCGGTCGACGGGCTTGACCGAGTAGAGGTCGATCACCCGGACCTGGATGCCCTCGGCGTCCAGCGCGTCGGCGGCCTTCAGCGCCTCGTGGACGGTGACCCCGGCCGCGACGACCGTCAGCCGGTCGGTGTCCGAGGCGCGCAGCACCTTGCTTCCGCCGACCGGGAACTCCTCGGTCGGGCTGTAGAGAACGGGCGTGTCGCCCCTGGACGTGCGCAGATAGCGGATGCCCTCGAGGCCGGCCATCGCGCCGACGAGCTTGGCGGTCTGGTTGGCGTCGCACGGGTACAGCACGGTCGAGCCGTGCACCGCGCGCATCATCGCCAGGTCCTCCAGGCCCATCTGTGAGGGCCCGTCCTGCCCGATGGCGACGCCCGCGTGCGAGCCGACGAGGTTGATGCCGGACCCGCTGATCGACGCCATGCGGATGAAGTCGTGGGCGCGGCTGAGGAACGCCGCGAACGTGGAGACGTACGGCACCCAGCCGCGTGACGCGAGCCCCACCGCGGCGGCCACCAGCTGCTGTTCGGCGATGTAGCACTCGAAGAACCGGTCGGGGTGCTCCTTGGCGAAGAACTCGGCGCGCGTGGAGTCGCCGACCTCGCCGTCCAGGGCGACGACATCACCGCGCGCGGTACCGAGCGCGGCGAGCGCCTGCCCGAAGGCGTTCCGGGTGGCGACCTCGTCGCCGGTCTCGTAGCGCGGCAGCTCCAGGTGCCCGGTGCGTACGGCGTGCAGCATCCGGGCGGCGGGCGGCTGTTGGACCTCGACGCGGATGTCGTGCACGCCGCCGAGTTCGGCGATCGCCTCCTCGGCGTCCTTGAGCGGCTTGCCGTGCAGGCCCTCGCGGTCCTGGACGGCCTCGACGCCCTTGCCCTTGAGGGTGCGGGCGAGGATCACGGTGGGCTGGCCCTTGGTGGACTCGGCCTCGCCGTAGGCGCGGGCGACGGCGTCCACGTCGTGCCCGTCGATCTCGATCGTGTGCCAGCCGAAGGCCGCGAAGCGGCGGGCGTAGGCGTCCAGGTCGTGTCCGTGGCGGGTGGGCCCGCGCTGGCCGAGCCGGTTGACGTCGACGATCGCGGTGAGGTTGTCCAGATGCTCGTACGAGGCGTGCTCGGCGGCCTCCCACACCGATCCCTCGGCGAGTTCGCTGTCCCCGCACAGCACCCACACCCGGTAGCCGGTGCGGTCCAGCCGCTTCCCGGCCAGCGCGATACCGACGCCGACGGGCAGCCCCTGGCCGAGCGAGCCGGTGGCCGTCTCCACCCAGGGCAGCTTGCGCGGTGTCGGGTGCCCTTCGAGACGGCTGCCGTGCTTGCGGAACGTCATCAGCTCGGTCTCACTGATCGCGCCGGCCGCCTTGTACGCGGAGTACAGCAGCGGTGAGGCGTGGCCCTTGGACAGCACGAAGCGGTCGTTGCCGGGGTGCTGGGGGCGGTCGAAGTCGTAGCGCAGATGCCCGGCGAGCAGCACCGCCATCAGCTCGGCCGCCGACATCGACGACGTCGGGTGCCCCGACCCCGCGGCCCCCGAGGCACGAATACTGTCGACCCGCAACTGCTGGGCCAGATCGGTGAGTTGACGGCTCTTCATGAGTCTCCTTCCGAACCCTTGGCGGGCTTCTGAGGGTCATCGGGGGCCGGGCTCCGCGACGGCGCCGGCTTGGGGTTCTCGGGCGCCCCCGGCACCGCGGTCGGTCCGGGCTTCGCGGGTGGGTGCTGCTCAGGGGCGGACCGGGAGTGGTCCGATGCCCCGGGCACCGGTGCGGCGTGTGGTTCCTCCAAGGCCCCTGGCACCGCCGCGGGCCCCGGCTTGGCAGGTGCTTCCTGCTTGCGTGCGGCTCCGGGCCCGCCCGACACCCCGGCCCGATCGGGCGCGGTCCGTGCTTCCCGCTGCTCCGGCCTCTCCGGCGTCCCCCGGCCCTTCTCCGCCCCCGCCTTCTCCGGTCCGCCCGGCATCCTGGCCAGTTCCGGTGAGGCCGTGTCCAGGGGTACCGACCAGGACCGTACGAGGCCCAACTGGACGCCCTGGCGGGGCAGTACGGCGTCGAGGAGCCAGTCGGCGGCGACGCGGATGCGGTTGCCGGGCATGGCGGCGAGGTGGTAGCCGCGGGTGACGGCTCCGGCGACGGGGCCGGACAGCGGTATGCCGAGGGGGTTGGCGGCGGCCTTGACGCCGCCGAGGTCCACGACGAAGCCCAGGTCGCTGTGGCGGTAGGGCTTGGGCTCACCCCGGCCGAGGGAGGCCGCGACGTTGTGCCCGGCCACCTTCCCCTGCCGCCAGGCGTGTTGGGCGGTCATCGGCGTGTACTCGCCGGGCTTGGTCAGATCGGGCACGGCGGCCGCGTCCCCGCAGGCGAACACCTCGGGCCGCCCGGGCACGTGCAGCGTGGGCTCGACGAGCAGCCGGCCTCGTTCCATCGGCAGCCCGAGCGACTCGGCGAGCGGATCGGGCCGTACGCCCACGCACCACACCAGCGTGCGCGTGTCGACGAACTCCCCGTCGCTCAGCAGCACTCCGGTCGGCGTCGCCTCCTTCACGGAGGTCCCCATCCGGACATCGACACCCCGCTGCCGCAGCACCCGGTCGGCGGTCCGCGACAGCTTCTCGTCCATCTCGGGCATCACCCGCTTCGCGATGTCGAGCAGGATCCAGCGCGGCCGCATGCCCTCCCGCAACGGCTGCCTGCGTACCAGCGCGTCGGTGAACAGCTGGCCGTGCGCGGCGACCTCGGTGCCGGTGTATCCGGCACCGACCACCACGAAGGTGCAGCGCGCGCCGCAGCTCTTGGGGTCCTCGCCACCCGCCGCCAGTTCGACCTGCCGGGTCACGTGGTCCCTGAGGTACAGCGCCTCGGGCAGCCCCCGGAAGCCATGGGCGTGCTCGGCGACGCCCGGGATGGGCAGCAGCTTGTTGACGCTGCCGGCGGCGAGCACCAGCCGGTCGTAGGTGAGCGTGCCGACGCCGCCCTCGGGGTCCGAGTAGTGCACGGTGCGCGCGTCGAGGTCGATGTCGTCGGCCTCCCCCAGCACCAGGCGGACATGGCGCAGGGTGCCGGCGAGGGAGACGGTGACCCGGCGTGGTTCCAGGATGCCGGCGGCGACCTGGGGCAGCAGGGGCAGATACAGGAAGTAGTCGGTCGGGTTGAGCAGGGTGATGTCGGCCTTGTTCCGGGTCAGCCGCGACAGGGTGCGGGCCGTCCGGTAGCCGGCGAAGCCGGCTCCGACGATCACGATGCGGGGTCGACTCACGGTTCGCCTCCGGCGGGGTCGCGCAGAGGAGCCTCAGCGTCCTCAGGCGTAGGGGTCCTGAGCGTCGTCCTCAGGCACAGGGGTCCTGTGACGTACGAGCCTTCCGCGTCCCCCTGGTCAAGGCGCCCAAACCGGCAGGGCGTCCGAACGTCCGTGGGTTTCCCCGGTGACCCCCGGGTACTCGGACCCCGACCCGACCCGCACCCGTCGCGGAGGTACCCCCATGCCCGCATACGGATACTTCTTGGCGACCGAGGAGTTCGGTCCCGCTGAGCTGATCGAGCAGGCGAGGATGGCCGAGCAGGCCGGATTCCAGCACCTGTGGATCTCGGACCACTACCATCCCTGGAACGACGCCCAGGGTCAGAGCCCGTTCGTGTGGTCGGTGATCGGCGCGCTCTCCGAGGCCGTGTCGCTGCCGATCGAGACGGCGGTGACCTGCCCGACGGTGCGGATCCACCCGGCGGTCGTCGCCCAGGCGGCGGCGACCAGTTCGGTGATGACCGGCGGCCGTTTCCGGCTCGGCATCGGCTCGGGCGAGGCGCTCAACGAGCATGTCCTCGGCACCCGCTGGCCCCCGGCGGACGTCCGTCTGGAGATGCTGGAGGAGGCGGTCCAGGTGATGCGACGCCTGTTCACCGGCGAGGAGGTCACCCATCGCGGCCCCCACTACACGGTGGAGAACGCCCGCCTCTACACGGTCCCCGACGAGCACGTCCCCATCGACATCTCCGGTTTCGGCTCCAAGGCCACCGGGCTCGCCGCCCGCATCGGCGACGGCTTCATCACCATGGGCCCCGACGAGGAACTGGTGGCCCAGTACCGCAAGGGCGGCGGGGGCGGGAAACTCGTCAGCGGCGGTACGAAGGTGTGCTGGGGCCCCGACCGCGACGCGGCCGTCCGTCTCGTCCGCAGCCTCTGGTCGAGCCAGCTCCTGCCCGGCGAGATGGCCCAGATCCTGCCCACCCCCAGCCACTTCGAGCAGTTGGAGCCGCTGGTCACCGAACAGATGGTCAGCGAGAACACGGTCTGCGGCGACGACGTCGACGAACACGTCGCCGAACTGACCGCCTTCGCCGACGCCGGCTTCGACCGCGTCTACGTCAGCCAGATAGGCCCCGACCAGCGCGGCTTCTTCGACTTCTACCGCACGAAGGTCCTCCCCCAACTCCAACAGGGCCCCAACTGACCCACACCACCCCACAGTTCTCGGCCCAGATGGTGCTCCCTCTCCTCATCATCTGGGCCGAGCATCATCTGGGGCATCAGCTGGGCCGAGAACGACCGCGACGGCGCAGGCCGGTGGTCGTCGCGGCGCCCAGCCCGCCCAGCACCAGGCCCGCGCCCACCCGGTTCCGGTTCCGTGAGACCCAGTTCTGCGGGCTCCCCGTCACCGCCTCGGAGTCGAAGCGTCCATGCGCCCCGAAGTCCCGCCCGTGGGGACCGTCCGCAGGGGTCCACAGA
Encoded proteins:
- a CDS encoding TIGR03557 family F420-dependent LLM class oxidoreductase, coding for MPAYGYFLATEEFGPAELIEQARMAEQAGFQHLWISDHYHPWNDAQGQSPFVWSVIGALSEAVSLPIETAVTCPTVRIHPAVVAQAAATSSVMTGGRFRLGIGSGEALNEHVLGTRWPPADVRLEMLEEAVQVMRRLFTGEEVTHRGPHYTVENARLYTVPDEHVPIDISGFGSKATGLAARIGDGFITMGPDEELVAQYRKGGGGGKLVSGGTKVCWGPDRDAAVRLVRSLWSSQLLPGEMAQILPTPSHFEQLEPLVTEQMVSENTVCGDDVDEHVAELTAFADAGFDRVYVSQIGPDQRGFFDFYRTKVLPQLQQGPN
- a CDS encoding FAD-dependent oxidoreductase; translation: MSRPRIVIVGAGFAGYRTARTLSRLTRNKADITLLNPTDYFLYLPLLPQVAAGILEPRRVTVSLAGTLRHVRLVLGEADDIDLDARTVHYSDPEGGVGTLTYDRLVLAAGSVNKLLPIPGVAEHAHGFRGLPEALYLRDHVTRQVELAAGGEDPKSCGARCTFVVVGAGYTGTEVAAHGQLFTDALVRRQPLREGMRPRWILLDIAKRVMPEMDEKLSRTADRVLRQRGVDVRMGTSVKEATPTGVLLSDGEFVDTRTLVWCVGVRPDPLAESLGLPMERGRLLVEPTLHVPGRPEVFACGDAAAVPDLTKPGEYTPMTAQHAWRQGKVAGHNVAASLGRGEPKPYRHSDLGFVVDLGGVKAAANPLGIPLSGPVAGAVTRGYHLAAMPGNRIRVAADWLLDAVLPRQGVQLGLVRSWSVPLDTASPELARMPGGPEKAGAEKGRGTPERPEQREARTAPDRAGVSGGPGAARKQEAPAKPGPAAVPGALEEPHAAPVPGASDHSRSAPEQHPPAKPGPTAVPGAPENPKPAPSRSPAPDDPQKPAKGSEGDS
- a CDS encoding transketolase, which gives rise to MKSRQLTDLAQQLRVDSIRASGAAGSGHPTSSMSAAELMAVLLAGHLRYDFDRPQHPGNDRFVLSKGHASPLLYSAYKAAGAISETELMTFRKHGSRLEGHPTPRKLPWVETATGSLGQGLPVGVGIALAGKRLDRTGYRVWVLCGDSELAEGSVWEAAEHASYEHLDNLTAIVDVNRLGQRGPTRHGHDLDAYARRFAAFGWHTIEIDGHDVDAVARAYGEAESTKGQPTVILARTLKGKGVEAVQDREGLHGKPLKDAEEAIAELGGVHDIRVEVQQPPAARMLHAVRTGHLELPRYETGDEVATRNAFGQALAALGTARGDVVALDGEVGDSTRAEFFAKEHPDRFFECYIAEQQLVAAAVGLASRGWVPYVSTFAAFLSRAHDFIRMASISGSGINLVGSHAGVAIGQDGPSQMGLEDLAMMRAVHGSTVLYPCDANQTAKLVGAMAGLEGIRYLRTSRGDTPVLYSPTEEFPVGGSKVLRASDTDRLTVVAAGVTVHEALKAADALDAEGIQVRVIDLYSVKPVDRRTLREAAERTGCLLTVEDHHEEGGLGDAVLDAFLDGRPVPRLVRLAVRTMPGSASPEEQLREAGIDAEAITAAGRLLVEHAIAP
- the ligD gene encoding non-homologous end-joining DNA ligase: MGDTHTMRVGRRGVEIHRPDKVLFPADGNGGGREYTKGDLVAYHRAVAPFMLPHLRGRPLMLERHPDGLDGPMFMQKNTPEHYPDWIERVEVPKEGGTVLHPVCEDAATLVYLADQACLTLHRWLSKVGHVDRPDRLVLDLDPAVDDFEQVREAARDVRELLDELKLPSAPMTTGSKGVHIVVPLNGRDDFDAVRDFAKEIAEELVRAHPDRLTTEARKKDRGDRLYLDVQRNAYAQTAVAPFTVRARPGAPVATPLTWEQLDDPAVDARRWTLEDAVEQARTNPWAGAMSRGRALGPARRRLTALRG